One Phycisphaerae bacterium RAS2 DNA window includes the following coding sequences:
- a CDS encoding FG-GAP repeat protein produces MGTTIFYIYSEGIALNPRNLSICLAISVLCVWGSAQGQWVTFQNQTGIRINAAPAVSTSDPEEKDYAWGDVDQDGDIDLVCVRKNPFSTAGGRPNVLFMNVNGVLTDQTALYASASDVPGDQGFLTSTNDRDVLLVDLNLDGWLDLVTATTVSDGLSKVIGHPRIYRNLGEVSGVWQGFRHEDFRIPQMLSVTGAVANPRFCSVAVGDVTGDGYPDIYYGDYDSGQTGPAENPNNDFDNKLLVNMGAGNPGVFVDESTSRMGSIFNYPGGVGNRNYLYATFGAASIICDINGDGVNDVVKQTALTPPQHVAVVMNNPANVGFFNNYKIVNAQAPYFVSAGDLNNDNRIDLVTTDDNADRYLLNTGNDGSGAPNFNTFSFAFQAGGDDGFGSQSIIIDLDNDGWKDVFISDVDVDGFGCSRRAHIYRNLGNAPNVTLQEASPSVIPTGNLIGTYHSAIFDINGDGYNDIVLGRCNSMEVWINIPPVSINYTIIGGAPQAVAPATSQLLEVDVVPVNGALQPGTITLHYSINGGAFSSTPMTHVSGDRYTASLPAGECGDFIRYYIRGQLVGGGIFYSPSNAPAATYRATIATDEAVALESFEVSDAGWTVQNDPSLTGGAWVRVDPVGTLSGANQAQPEDDYEAAPNVMCWVTGQGVVGGAVGAADVDGGPTHLISPPIDLTGSDAVIRYARWFFGSTGDSMTVAVSNNNGANWTTVETITTSASAWTLASFRVSDYFQNDALTANVRVRFSVVDTGTATTCEGAIDAFEVTSKVCEGGCSCPGNTNGDGQRNGLDIAGFVNCLLGNPGICSCADIDNNGLDMNDISLFVDEILNGQDCSI; encoded by the coding sequence GTGGGCACAACGATCTTCTACATTTACAGCGAGGGCATAGCCTTGAATCCCCGAAACCTGTCGATTTGTCTGGCCATCAGTGTTCTGTGTGTCTGGGGGTCGGCACAAGGACAATGGGTGACGTTTCAGAACCAGACCGGGATCCGCATCAATGCGGCGCCGGCCGTAAGTACATCCGATCCGGAGGAGAAGGACTACGCCTGGGGCGACGTCGACCAGGACGGGGATATTGACCTGGTCTGCGTACGCAAGAACCCGTTTTCCACCGCGGGCGGCCGACCGAATGTCCTGTTCATGAATGTCAACGGCGTGCTGACCGACCAGACGGCGCTGTACGCGTCGGCGTCGGACGTGCCGGGCGACCAGGGCTTTCTCACGTCGACGAATGACCGCGACGTGCTGCTGGTCGACCTGAACCTCGATGGCTGGCTCGATCTTGTCACCGCAACAACGGTGAGCGATGGATTGTCGAAGGTGATCGGGCACCCGCGCATCTACCGAAACCTCGGCGAGGTCTCCGGCGTCTGGCAGGGTTTTCGGCATGAGGACTTCCGCATCCCGCAGATGTTGAGCGTGACCGGCGCGGTGGCCAATCCGCGATTCTGCTCGGTCGCCGTCGGCGACGTGACGGGCGACGGCTACCCGGATATTTACTATGGCGACTATGACAGTGGCCAGACCGGTCCGGCGGAGAATCCGAACAACGACTTCGACAACAAGCTGCTGGTCAACATGGGCGCGGGCAACCCCGGCGTCTTCGTGGACGAGAGCACGTCGCGCATGGGCTCGATCTTCAATTATCCCGGCGGCGTCGGCAACCGGAATTATCTGTATGCGACGTTCGGCGCGGCCAGCATCATCTGCGACATCAACGGCGACGGTGTCAATGACGTCGTCAAGCAGACTGCCCTGACCCCGCCGCAGCACGTCGCGGTGGTCATGAACAATCCCGCCAACGTGGGATTCTTCAACAATTACAAGATCGTCAACGCCCAGGCACCGTACTTCGTCAGCGCCGGCGACCTGAACAATGACAACCGAATCGACCTTGTCACGACGGACGACAACGCCGATCGGTACCTGTTGAACACCGGCAACGACGGCAGCGGCGCGCCGAACTTCAACACGTTTTCATTTGCTTTTCAGGCCGGCGGCGACGACGGCTTCGGCAGCCAGTCCATCATCATTGACCTCGATAACGACGGCTGGAAGGATGTGTTCATCTCGGACGTGGACGTCGACGGCTTCGGCTGCTCGCGCCGGGCTCACATCTACCGCAACCTCGGCAACGCTCCGAACGTGACGCTCCAGGAAGCCAGCCCCTCGGTTATTCCGACGGGCAATCTCATCGGCACGTACCACTCGGCCATCTTTGACATCAACGGCGACGGGTACAACGACATCGTCCTGGGCCGCTGCAATTCGATGGAAGTCTGGATCAACATTCCTCCGGTTTCGATCAATTACACGATCATCGGCGGCGCGCCGCAGGCCGTGGCGCCGGCGACGTCGCAGCTGCTTGAAGTCGATGTGGTTCCGGTCAACGGCGCGTTGCAGCCGGGTACCATTACGCTGCATTACAGCATCAACGGCGGAGCCTTCAGCTCGACGCCGATGACGCACGTCAGCGGTGACCGCTACACGGCCTCGTTGCCGGCGGGCGAGTGCGGCGACTTTATTCGGTATTACATCCGTGGTCAGCTGGTCGGCGGCGGCATTTTCTACAGCCCCTCGAACGCACCGGCTGCGACGTATCGTGCGACAATTGCGACCGATGAGGCGGTGGCGCTTGAGAGTTTCGAAGTGAGCGACGCCGGCTGGACCGTTCAGAATGACCCCTCGCTGACCGGTGGCGCGTGGGTCCGCGTCGATCCGGTCGGCACGCTGAGCGGCGCCAACCAGGCCCAGCCCGAGGACGACTACGAGGCCGCTCCCAACGTCATGTGCTGGGTAACGGGTCAAGGTGTTGTGGGTGGCGCGGTCGGTGCCGCGGACGTTGACGGCGGGCCGACGCACTTGATTTCGCCCCCGATTGATCTGACAGGCTCCGACGCGGTCATCCGCTATGCCCGCTGGTTCTTCGGAAGCACCGGCGACAGCATGACCGTCGCGGTCAGCAACAACAACGGCGCCAACTGGACAACTGTCGAAACCATCACGACCAGTGCTTCGGCCTGGACGCTTGCCTCGTTCCGCGTGAGCGACTACTTCCAGAACGACGCCCTAACGGCCAACGTCCGCGTCCGGTTCTCCGTCGTGGACACCGGCACGGCGACAACCTGCGAAGGCGCCATCGACGCGTTCGAAGTCACCAGCAAGGTGTGCGAGGGCGGATGCAGTTGCCCCGGCAACACCAATGGCGACGGTCAGCGCAACGGTTTGGACATCGCCGGCTTCGTAAATTGTCTCCTCGGCAACCCAGGCATCTGCTCGTGTGCAGACATCGACAACAATGGGCTGGATATGAACGATATCTCGCTCTTCGTTGACGAGATTCTCAACGGGCAGGACTGCTCAATCTAG
- a CDS encoding FG-GAP repeat protein, which translates to MRQSSRAGQFSLFAHWMLFFALLLSGCERPHSEQPVGEIPEGPSDLPTALADGWTSEVQAEAALAQLCRLGAVLTEVGTLPPAAEAELFDRCLLPPLRPEPRETTRLLGIHVERFRGRPESIGRTPPSAAFEAFLAPHGAIDQNARGPYSDAGDSDAQRPLQFDFRVAGIISNSATDFATDVIVRVDSGDGSSRVQQNARWAVSWVWETEEEAGEACSGNMEPVPKAGDRLPRSPMPRIVSILVMGYDELRAEGAMLNGARATELMKNQKPKPGPPSASNSPHRSDLGLAIGDVNGDGLEDVYVGMGAGQPNQLLLQQADGGVREAAREAGVDWTDDTGGVLLIDWDNDGDTDLVASTGATVVFYENDGRGRFTQRHAHLATGPGRFGSLAAADYDLDGDLDVYACRSFDWLVDGPMPQPLHDATNGPADVLLRNDGPRGFADATAAVGLGRGNHRFSSAAAWADYDGDGDADLYVASEFASGRLFRCDGGRFVDVTAQSGLDLAAIGCTACWADFDGDGDLDLFAGNVFSPEGSRIVFQPRFMEDADPASRVAVQRLPQGNGLYVNQGKGTFLNRADESGVRLGGWTSGATLIDFNGDGLEDLFVTNGVLSVAHGGEAASYFWRRVADALGDPGRLAEGHRALAKLRSWMSKGGGWAGSEQTAVYLNLGGGQFCDVSTLGVGGAAAIGSVVAVDWDRDGDLDVWVNSGDATGPRLVRNGLRSAGRRVSLQLVGERCNRDAIGARIEAVIGGRTVVRTVAAGSGRLSQSTLRVLIGLGDADQIDKLSIVWPDARFADQPVVQTRYENLKAGHYTIRQGAAPEEVALEAKR; encoded by the coding sequence ATGCGTCAATCGTCACGGGCCGGTCAGTTTTCCCTGTTTGCGCACTGGATGCTCTTTTTCGCACTTCTGTTGAGCGGCTGCGAACGGCCGCATTCCGAACAGCCGGTCGGAGAGATTCCTGAAGGCCCTTCCGATCTCCCCACCGCCCTTGCGGACGGCTGGACGAGCGAAGTGCAGGCCGAGGCGGCGCTGGCGCAGCTTTGCCGGCTGGGGGCGGTGCTGACCGAGGTGGGGACGCTTCCTCCAGCGGCCGAGGCGGAGCTATTTGACAGGTGTCTGTTACCGCCGCTGCGGCCCGAGCCGCGCGAAACGACGCGCTTGCTTGGTATTCACGTGGAGCGGTTTCGGGGTCGGCCGGAGTCGATCGGGCGCACGCCGCCGAGCGCGGCGTTTGAGGCGTTCCTTGCACCGCATGGCGCGATCGACCAGAACGCGCGCGGACCTTATTCCGACGCAGGGGATTCCGATGCGCAGCGCCCGCTTCAATTTGATTTTCGCGTGGCCGGCATCATCTCCAACTCGGCGACGGATTTTGCGACGGATGTGATCGTGCGCGTGGACAGCGGCGACGGATCGTCGCGCGTGCAGCAGAACGCTCGCTGGGCGGTGTCGTGGGTGTGGGAGACGGAGGAAGAAGCAGGGGAAGCATGTTCGGGGAACATGGAACCCGTTCCAAAGGCAGGTGATCGGTTGCCTCGCTCGCCAATGCCGCGGATTGTCTCGATCCTGGTCATGGGTTACGACGAGCTTCGGGCCGAGGGAGCGATGCTGAACGGTGCGCGGGCAACCGAGCTAATGAAAAATCAGAAGCCGAAGCCCGGTCCGCCGTCTGCATCAAACAGTCCGCATCGATCGGATCTCGGTCTCGCCATCGGCGATGTGAACGGCGACGGGCTTGAGGATGTGTACGTGGGAATGGGGGCTGGGCAGCCGAATCAACTTCTGCTGCAACAGGCCGACGGCGGCGTGCGCGAGGCGGCGCGCGAGGCCGGTGTGGACTGGACCGACGACACGGGCGGCGTGCTGCTGATCGATTGGGACAACGACGGCGACACGGACCTGGTCGCGTCCACGGGCGCGACGGTTGTTTTCTATGAGAACGACGGGCGCGGGCGATTCACGCAGCGTCACGCGCACCTGGCGACCGGGCCGGGGCGGTTCGGCTCACTGGCGGCGGCGGACTATGACCTCGACGGCGATCTGGATGTGTACGCGTGTCGCAGTTTCGACTGGCTCGTTGACGGCCCGATGCCCCAGCCGCTCCATGACGCAACGAATGGCCCCGCCGATGTGCTGCTTCGCAACGATGGCCCGCGCGGTTTCGCCGATGCCACGGCGGCGGTCGGGCTTGGTCGCGGCAACCATCGATTTTCTTCCGCGGCGGCGTGGGCGGACTATGACGGCGACGGCGACGCGGATTTGTACGTCGCCTCGGAGTTCGCGAGCGGGCGGTTGTTTCGCTGCGACGGTGGGCGATTCGTCGACGTGACCGCGCAGAGCGGATTGGACCTTGCCGCCATCGGCTGCACGGCTTGCTGGGCTGATTTTGACGGCGACGGCGATCTGGATCTGTTCGCGGGCAATGTGTTCAGTCCGGAGGGCAGCCGGATCGTTTTTCAGCCTCGCTTCATGGAGGATGCGGATCCCGCGTCGCGCGTCGCCGTGCAACGGCTTCCGCAGGGCAACGGGTTGTATGTCAATCAGGGGAAGGGCACGTTCCTGAATCGCGCCGACGAATCGGGCGTTCGCCTGGGTGGCTGGACGAGCGGGGCGACGCTGATCGACTTCAATGGCGACGGACTGGAAGATTTGTTTGTCACGAATGGAGTCTTATCGGTTGCCCATGGCGGCGAAGCGGCGAGCTACTTCTGGCGACGCGTTGCCGATGCGCTGGGCGATCCGGGGAGACTCGCGGAGGGCCACCGCGCATTGGCGAAGTTAAGGAGTTGGATGAGCAAGGGTGGTGGATGGGCCGGCAGCGAGCAGACCGCCGTGTACCTGAATCTCGGAGGCGGTCAGTTCTGCGATGTGTCCACGCTTGGGGTCGGGGGCGCGGCGGCGATCGGCTCGGTGGTGGCGGTGGACTGGGACCGCGATGGCGATTTAGACGTATGGGTCAATTCGGGAGACGCGACCGGGCCGCGGCTCGTGCGAAATGGGCTTCGCAGCGCGGGCAGACGTGTTTCGCTGCAATTGGTCGGCGAACGATGCAATCGCGATGCGATTGGAGCGAGGATCGAGGCGGTGATCGGCGGGCGCACCGTTGTGCGAACCGTTGCCGCCGGAAGCGGGCGGCTGTCGCAGTCAACGCTTCGAGTGCTGATCGGATTGGGCGATGCGGATCAGATTGATAAATTGTCGATCGTGTGGCCCGATGCGCGCTTCGCTGACCAACCAGTTGTCCAAACACGTTACGAGAATCTGAAGGCAGGGCATTACACGATTCGGCAAGGCGCTGCGCCCGAAGAGGTCGCACTGGAAGCAAAGCGTTAA